The Pseudonocardia broussonetiae DNA segment CAGTTCGCACGGCTCGAGAAGGGACCGTCGATGCCCGTCCGCACCGGTGCGCAGTACGTCGAGAACCTGCAGAAGCACCCCCGTGAGGTGTGGCTGCGGGGCGAGCGCGTCGACGACGTCACCACGCACCCCGCCCTGCGCCGCCCGATCGAGCAGATCGCCCGGCTCTACGACCTGCAGCACGACCCCGAACTCGCCCCGGTGCTCACCGGGGAGGGCCCCGACGGAGCAGCCGTGGGCCGCGCCTTCTTGCCCTGCCGCACCCAGGACGACCTGGCCGCGCGGCGCGCCGCCTACCGGGCCTGGGCCGAGCCCACGCTCGGGCTGCTCGGCCGCTCCCCCGACTTCCTCAACACCACGCTGATGGCGTTCACCGAGTCGCCGGGCGTGTTCGCCAAGCTCGGGCAGCGCTACGCCGACAACGTGCAGCGCTACTACGAGTACGTCCGCGACAACGACCTGTTCCTCACCCACGCACTGATCACCCCGCAGACCGACCGGTCGAAGACGGCGTCGGAGCAGCAGGAGCAGTTCCTGCACATGGGCGTGGTGTCCGAGGGCCCGGACGGGCTGGTGGTCCGCGGTGCGCGGATGCTCGCCACCCTCGCCCCGATGGCCGACGAGCTGATCATCTACAGCCTGCCCGGCCTGCGCCTCGGCGACGAGAAGCACGCGGCCTGCTTCGCCATCCCGATCGACACCCCCGGCCTGCGGCTGATCTCCCGCGCCCCGTTCGACGACGGCACCCGGCACCCCTTCGACCACCCGCTGTCCGCACACTTCGAGGAGGCGGACTGCCTGGTCGTGTTCGACGACGTGCTCGTGCCCTGGGACCGGGTGTTCCTGCACGGTGACGTCGCGCTGGCCAACGCCCTCTACTCCGAGACGAACCTGCGCCAGCACACCGCGCACCAGACCGGCGTGCGCGGCCTGGTCAAGCTGCAGTTCGTGACCGGGCTCGCGATGAAGCTCAGCCAGTCGGTGAAGATCGACGGCTTCCTGCACGTGCAGCAGAAGCTGGGCGAGTGCATCGCGGCCGTGGAGCAGGCGCACGCCCTGATCGTGGCGTCGGAGGCCGAGTACGAGACGACCGACGCCGGCACCGTCCGGCCGCGGTTCAACGCGCTGCAGACGCTGCGGGTGCTGCTGTCCACCCAGTACCCGCAGCTGGTGGAGGTGCTGCAGACCCTCGGCGCCGGTGGCCTGCTGATGATGCCCTCGGCCGAGGACTTCGGCTCGCCCATCGCGGAGGACATCGCGCGCTACTACCGCGGCGCCGACATGCCCGCCGTGGACCGCATCCGGCTCTACAAGCTGGCCTGGGACCTGTGCGGGGACGCGTTCGGCCAACGGGCGCTGCAGTACGAGCGCTACTACGCCGGCGACCCGGTCCGCATCCTGGCCATGAACTACCTGTCCTACGACAAGTCCGACTGCTTCCGGCTGGTGGACCGCGCGCTCGCCCTCGCCGGGGACCCGGACGGTCCGGTCTCCTGATGGCGGCGGGACCGCGGACCGGCCGGGTGGAACCCGAGCGGTTCCGCTACGCCCTGGGCCAGTTCGCCACCGGCGTCACCGTGATCACGACGACGACCGCGGACGGTCCGGTCGGCTGCACGGTGAGCGCGTTCTGCTCGCTCTCACTCGACCCCCCGCTGGTGCTCGTCTGCCTCAACCGGGACCGGTCGATGCACCACGCGCTGAGCGCCGCCCCCGGCTTCGGCGTCAGCATCCTGGCCTCGGACCAGGGCGCGCTGGCCCGCGGCTTCGCCCGGCCCGCGGACCGGTTCGCCGGGGTCGCGCACTCCCCCGGCCGGTACGGACCGCACCTCGACGGCGCGCTCGCCCACCTCGACTGCGCCGTGCACGAGATCCGGGACGGGGGCGACCACGTGATCGTCCTCGGCCGCGTCCACGGCTTGCGGGTGCACACCGGCGACCCGCTGCTCTACGCCCAGGGCGCGTTCCTCGACCTCCCGGGGCCGGACTGGGAGCGTGCCGCCGCCACCGCCCCGCACGAATGGCTGCTCTCCGCCCCCTGGTGAGCCGCCCGCTCTTCCCCCGGTCCCGCATGGCAAAGGAGCAGTGATGGAGTTCTTCGTCGGCGCGTGCGCCAAGATCGACCAGGTCGGCATCGTCAGGCAGGCCGAGGACGCCGGAGTCACGCACTTCGGCGTCGGCGAGGGTCCGCTGCTGTTCAGCGACCCGTACCAGTACCTCGCCCTCGCCGCCAGGGAGACCTCGACGATCAACCTGGGCACCTGGGTCACCAACCCGCTCACCCGGATCCCTGCCGTCACCGCGAACTCGCACGCCACCCTCAACGCGCTCGCCCCCGGGCGCACCTTCCTGGGCATCGGCACGGCGAACAACGCGCTGCGCTCGATGGGTCAGAGTCCCGCGTCGATCGCCCAGCTCGACGACGCGTTGCGGGTCACCACGGGGCTGCTGAACGGCGAGCGGGTCACCGAGACGTGGCGGGGCAAGGAACGCGAGCTGGAGTTCCTCGACAAGGGCGGTACCTGGTACAACCTCGAGGACCGGATCCCGGTGTGGATGGCGGCGGGGGGCCCGCGCGGCATCAAGGTGGCCGCCCGCTACGCCGACTACGTGGCCTACTGCCTCGGGCCGGACCCCGAGATGATCCGGCTCGTGCGCCGCGA contains these protein-coding regions:
- the hpaB gene encoding 4-hydroxyphenylacetate 3-monooxygenase, oxygenase component encodes the protein MPVRTGAQYVENLQKHPREVWLRGERVDDVTTHPALRRPIEQIARLYDLQHDPELAPVLTGEGPDGAAVGRAFLPCRTQDDLAARRAAYRAWAEPTLGLLGRSPDFLNTTLMAFTESPGVFAKLGQRYADNVQRYYEYVRDNDLFLTHALITPQTDRSKTASEQQEQFLHMGVVSEGPDGLVVRGARMLATLAPMADELIIYSLPGLRLGDEKHAACFAIPIDTPGLRLISRAPFDDGTRHPFDHPLSAHFEEADCLVVFDDVLVPWDRVFLHGDVALANALYSETNLRQHTAHQTGVRGLVKLQFVTGLAMKLSQSVKIDGFLHVQQKLGECIAAVEQAHALIVASEAEYETTDAGTVRPRFNALQTLRVLLSTQYPQLVEVLQTLGAGGLLMMPSAEDFGSPIAEDIARYYRGADMPAVDRIRLYKLAWDLCGDAFGQRALQYERYYAGDPVRILAMNYLSYDKSDCFRLVDRALALAGDPDGPVS
- a CDS encoding flavin reductase family protein, translating into MAAGPRTGRVEPERFRYALGQFATGVTVITTTTADGPVGCTVSAFCSLSLDPPLVLVCLNRDRSMHHALSAAPGFGVSILASDQGALARGFARPADRFAGVAHSPGRYGPHLDGALAHLDCAVHEIRDGGDHVIVLGRVHGLRVHTGDPLLYAQGAFLDLPGPDWERAAATAPHEWLLSAPW
- a CDS encoding LLM class flavin-dependent oxidoreductase yields the protein MEFFVGACAKIDQVGIVRQAEDAGVTHFGVGEGPLLFSDPYQYLALAARETSTINLGTWVTNPLTRIPAVTANSHATLNALAPGRTFLGIGTANNALRSMGQSPASIAQLDDALRVTTGLLNGERVTETWRGKERELEFLDKGGTWYNLEDRIPVWMAAGGPRGIKVAARYADYVAYCLGPDPEMIRLVRRELDKAVADAGRPPGSVKLVAVSWFYQLRDGETWEDGVDHGFASGPISSCLTNIGFMREHAAELDPSIVEASAAAATAYLGDPNAAEQPHYLDTWSKYQKGLDDSHRPLITKQLCDYWCLYGSPDEIWEKTQGMLEAGVDMMSVFLSNPFTAERDIADIGSSILNRA